The proteins below come from a single Nitrospira sp. genomic window:
- a CDS encoding tetratricopeptide repeat protein — translation MNIGLNARALTIGLAFLGVVSGCAVDQRWRSAMQEGNHALRSGDYTHAEESFVAARKEAEVLDPQGKRLAETLSQLGEVNRELGRFPRAEALFQEALAIRERVYGPAHAETASSLTDLGELYRLQGLYTQSEALHQRAREIREQVFGADHSKTAESLNNIAVVYQDQRRFADAEPVLQRALGILEKQLGPEHSTTAITRDNLAKMYQAQGQHARAMPLYQRALTIHEKAFGPHHPIVARNLENLADTYRAQNQYPQAEVLYQRAVSIFKKSLGNDHVDTAEAMSRLGQLYELQGLYSQAEPLFQQAIAIREKQQGAESPHVAGELKNLAGLYQSQNKLEQSEDLYKQSLVIYEQSVGYDREAYVKALKSYASLLRRRQRSGEAERLEERAKAVLKRLSLENQSQGKTAADVPLAPVAPVP, via the coding sequence ATGAACATTGGATTGAATGCGCGTGCGCTGACCATCGGTCTGGCCTTTCTGGGCGTCGTCTCAGGATGCGCGGTAGACCAGCGCTGGCGTTCAGCCATGCAGGAAGGCAATCACGCCCTGCGTTCCGGCGACTACACGCATGCGGAGGAATCCTTTGTGGCTGCTCGCAAGGAAGCAGAGGTGCTCGATCCACAAGGGAAACGTTTGGCCGAGACGTTGAGTCAGCTGGGCGAAGTGAATCGTGAGTTGGGGCGGTTTCCACGCGCCGAAGCACTCTTTCAGGAAGCCCTGGCGATCAGGGAGCGCGTGTATGGGCCCGCCCACGCCGAGACGGCTTCCAGCCTGACCGACCTGGGCGAACTCTACCGCCTGCAGGGACTCTATACACAGTCCGAAGCGCTTCATCAACGGGCACGGGAAATCCGCGAGCAAGTGTTCGGCGCGGACCATAGCAAGACAGCCGAGAGTTTGAACAATATTGCTGTGGTCTATCAGGATCAACGACGCTTCGCCGACGCCGAGCCCGTCTTGCAGCGCGCACTCGGGATTCTTGAAAAACAACTCGGGCCGGAACACAGCACGACGGCCATCACGCGCGACAACCTGGCGAAGATGTATCAGGCGCAGGGGCAGCATGCTCGCGCGATGCCGTTGTATCAGCGGGCCTTGACGATTCATGAAAAGGCCTTCGGTCCTCACCATCCGATCGTGGCCAGGAATCTTGAGAATCTTGCGGATACGTACCGGGCCCAAAATCAATACCCTCAAGCCGAAGTGCTGTATCAACGCGCAGTCAGCATTTTTAAAAAGTCTCTCGGCAACGACCATGTCGATACCGCCGAGGCGATGAGTCGCTTGGGACAACTCTATGAGTTGCAGGGACTCTACTCCCAGGCGGAGCCGCTCTTTCAGCAGGCGATCGCAATCCGGGAAAAGCAGCAGGGCGCGGAGAGCCCTCACGTCGCGGGTGAACTCAAAAACCTGGCGGGACTCTATCAATCGCAGAATAAGCTGGAACAGTCCGAAGATCTCTATAAGCAGTCGCTGGTGATCTATGAACAGTCCGTCGGGTATGATCGCGAGGCCTACGTGAAGGCCTTGAAGAGTTATGCGTCCTTGCTGAGGCGCAGGCAGCGGTCCGGCGAAGCCGAGCGTCTTGAGGAGCGAGCCAAGGCGGTCTTGAAGCGGCTCTCACTGGAGAACCAGAGCCAGGGGAAAACTGCTGCGGATGTTCCGCTTGCTCCGGTTGCGCCGGTGCCATAG
- a CDS encoding Gfo/Idh/MocA family oxidoreductase, with the protein MTNSTLTTPDSRPLRIALIGAGRHAQHHARAILRCPGVQLVAVADPSDAAQAAMRDIVPGIGCFKTPEELFASERLNVVHIITPPATHAPLARMAIKAGCHIYVEKPFTESVEDAQQILDEAGGKGLRVCAGHQLLYEPPTRVLTQYLPSIGRVVHVESYFSFRTVRHAPGGRKVLRADHQLLDILPHPVYLLLQVLEQAGEGRTELLSLEVSQAGTVHALVRRGGVTGTLIVTLEGRPVESYLRVVGKNGSLFADYVRSTTQRAIGPGSSGIDKLFAPYRQAWQLLIGTTSAMANRFLKSQRSYPGLAELFTAFYESARTGGPSPLSPESLLETVRICERVAKALKVGEAKALADAAPKPVESRGVLVTGGTGFLGKEIVRTLLSRGRPVRVVARREPSPWERIAGAEYVVADVATGAAAQLFKGVDTVIHAAAETAGGWPEHQRNSLDATEQMVRGADAAGITHFVHVSSLAVLAQGNGRPIGDDHPLEPDSKGSGPYVWGKLESERLAVQLGKELGLSVKVIRPGALVDYRDFDPPGRLGKRLGNIFVAVGSPGDRLGVVDVGFAGRFLGWMTDAWDNVPSPLNLLDPVSPTKQELLDRLRQANPDLTVVWLPRFVLVPLSWLATLAQKILRPGKPAIDVAKVFSVLPYDTSGIAKLAPQVDHASEKR; encoded by the coding sequence GTGACCAACTCTACTCTGACAACTCCAGACTCGCGCCCGTTGCGGATCGCGCTCATCGGCGCAGGCCGTCATGCCCAGCACCATGCCCGCGCTATTTTGCGCTGCCCCGGCGTGCAACTGGTGGCGGTGGCCGATCCGTCCGACGCCGCTCAAGCGGCGATGCGCGATATTGTTCCGGGTATCGGCTGTTTCAAGACGCCGGAGGAGCTGTTTGCCTCTGAACGTCTCAATGTGGTGCACATCATTACCCCGCCGGCCACTCATGCTCCGTTGGCCCGCATGGCGATCAAGGCCGGATGCCACATCTATGTAGAGAAGCCCTTTACCGAGTCGGTGGAGGACGCGCAACAGATCCTGGATGAGGCGGGCGGCAAAGGCCTCCGTGTCTGTGCAGGCCATCAACTGTTGTATGAACCACCCACCCGGGTCTTGACCCAGTACTTGCCGTCGATCGGGCGCGTCGTGCACGTCGAGAGCTACTTTTCCTTCCGGACCGTGCGTCATGCGCCGGGCGGCCGCAAGGTGCTACGCGCCGACCACCAATTGCTCGATATTCTGCCGCATCCGGTCTATCTGTTGCTGCAGGTGTTGGAGCAGGCCGGGGAGGGCCGTACCGAGCTGCTGTCTTTGGAAGTGAGTCAGGCCGGAACCGTGCACGCGTTGGTGCGGCGCGGCGGCGTGACCGGCACGTTGATCGTGACGCTCGAAGGGCGCCCGGTGGAGAGTTATCTGCGGGTTGTCGGGAAGAACGGGTCGTTGTTTGCCGACTATGTTCGCAGCACCACGCAGCGGGCCATCGGTCCCGGCTCGTCCGGCATCGATAAGTTATTCGCGCCTTACCGGCAGGCCTGGCAATTGCTGATCGGCACGACCTCCGCGATGGCGAACCGATTCCTCAAGAGTCAGCGAAGTTATCCCGGGCTGGCCGAACTGTTTACCGCTTTCTATGAGTCCGCGCGGACGGGCGGGCCGTCGCCCTTGTCGCCGGAGAGTTTACTGGAGACCGTGCGCATCTGTGAGCGCGTGGCGAAGGCCCTGAAGGTCGGCGAGGCCAAGGCCCTGGCTGACGCTGCGCCGAAGCCGGTCGAGAGCCGGGGCGTGCTGGTCACCGGAGGCACCGGGTTTCTCGGAAAAGAAATCGTGCGGACGCTGCTGTCGCGCGGCCGCCCTGTTCGTGTGGTGGCGCGACGTGAGCCGTCCCCCTGGGAGCGGATTGCGGGTGCCGAATATGTGGTGGCCGATGTGGCCACGGGAGCCGCTGCGCAGCTGTTCAAGGGGGTGGATACCGTCATTCATGCCGCGGCAGAAACCGCCGGTGGGTGGCCGGAGCATCAGCGTAACTCGTTGGATGCCACCGAACAGATGGTTCGCGGTGCCGATGCGGCGGGGATTACCCACTTCGTCCATGTCAGCAGTCTCGCCGTCTTGGCGCAAGGCAACGGCCGGCCCATCGGCGACGACCATCCGTTGGAGCCGGACAGCAAGGGGTCCGGTCCCTATGTCTGGGGAAAGTTGGAATCCGAACGGTTGGCGGTTCAACTCGGCAAAGAACTCGGTCTCTCCGTGAAAGTGATTCGTCCCGGGGCATTGGTCGACTATCGCGATTTTGACCCGCCGGGCCGGCTCGGTAAGCGGTTGGGAAATATCTTTGTGGCCGTCGGTTCGCCGGGCGATCGTCTGGGTGTGGTAGATGTCGGTTTTGCCGGCCGCTTCCTTGGCTGGATGACGGACGCGTGGGACAACGTGCCCAGCCCCTTGAACCTCCTCGATCCTGTTTCACCGACCAAGCAGGAACTGCTGGATCGTCTCCGGCAAGCCAACCCGGATCTCACGGTGGTCTGGCTGCCGAGGTTTGTCTTGGTTCCCCTCTCCTGGCTCGCGACGCTCGCGCAGAAAATCCTGCGGCCCGGGAAGCCGGCTATTGATGTCGCCAAGGTGTTCAGCGTCCTTCCCTACGATACTTCCGGGATTGCAAAGCTGGCTCCTCAGGTCGATCACGCCTCCGAGAAACGATAA
- a CDS encoding TraR/DksA C4-type zinc finger protein gives MSVTQVVRLHPRHRAFASLRTHLLRSRRTLFAQVMSRPLPQTEQGLPADVLDLAACEQERMIDDLIAQRAYAKLRQIERALNRMLDTSYGICHRCRTDIPLSRLRAQPDAMLCVTCKSLAEERASLRSTAWRLDKPAEEVYRS, from the coding sequence ATGAGTGTCACGCAGGTCGTCCGACTCCATCCACGCCACCGGGCCTTTGCCTCGTTACGCACGCACCTGCTTCGAAGCCGCCGCACGCTCTTCGCACAGGTCATGTCCCGACCGCTGCCGCAAACAGAACAAGGCCTGCCTGCTGATGTCCTCGATCTGGCCGCCTGCGAACAGGAGCGGATGATCGACGACCTCATCGCACAACGGGCCTATGCCAAACTGAGGCAGATCGAACGCGCCCTCAACCGCATGCTCGACACCTCATACGGCATCTGCCATCGCTGCCGAACGGACATCCCCCTGTCACGACTCCGCGCGCAGCCCGATGCGATGCTCTGTGTCACGTGTAAAAGCCTGGCTGAAGAACGTGCTTCGCTGCGGAGCACGGCATGGAGACTCGACAAGCCCGCCGAGGAGGTCTACCGATCCTAA